One segment of Candidatus Methylomirabilis sp. DNA contains the following:
- a CDS encoding type II toxin-antitoxin system HicA family toxin, whose product MPRKIRELIRDLEGAGFVNRGGKGDHRNFVHPNVAKPVTISGKASGDAKHYQERAVRAAIEESKR is encoded by the coding sequence ATGCCTCGGAAAATTCGCGAGCTTATCAGAGACCTCGAAGGAGCTGGGTTTGTGAATCGTGGAGGCAAGGGAGATCACAGGAATTTTGTACATCCCAACGTCGCAAAACCGGTGACTATCTCCGGCAAAGCCAGCGGTGATGCAAAGCACTACCAGGAAAGGGCTGTGAGGGCTGCAATAGAGGAGTCGAAACGATGA